The proteins below come from a single Deltaproteobacteria bacterium genomic window:
- a CDS encoding insulinase family protein encodes MIEIKLSGRSKIALAASLVLAAVVSVGELDAAAKAAKRRGAPAKNANALQAASKTKSAKPAQAFELDFKEFKLANGLRVLLAENHSAPTFSICVTYNVGSRDERPGRTGFAHLFEHMLFQGSTNVGKGEHFILIQQNGGSANGTTNQDRTNYYETLPANQLELGIFLEADRMRAPAITQANFDNQRATVQEERRQNYDNRPYGKVYEAALDLVYDSFPYKHSTIGSMDDLNAATVADAESFFRTYYAPNNAVLTLVGNFKTERALALIKKYFENIPAQTPPPAPVIDEPEQKGERRKVLEDGFAQTPRLDWVYKIPPGNTADWYALEVLGHVLSNGVSSRLYQKFVKEKELAISVSADASEQRGPALFWFSIMARPTTDLTELEKLLAEEISRVQAAPVSAAELSRVRMQLRRQRAQQLYSTRAQANALGHFAVYYNDPGLINKVWDRYDQITAAEIQTAAQKYFTPTNRSVLTTIPKPAAAAGAR; translated from the coding sequence ATGATTGAAATAAAATTGTCCGGTCGAAGCAAAATCGCCTTGGCTGCTAGTTTGGTTCTCGCGGCGGTTGTCAGCGTCGGCGAACTCGACGCGGCGGCTAAAGCAGCCAAGCGGCGCGGCGCACCGGCGAAGAACGCCAACGCGCTTCAAGCGGCGTCGAAGACGAAGAGCGCCAAACCGGCACAGGCCTTCGAACTCGACTTCAAAGAATTCAAACTGGCGAACGGTCTCAGAGTATTGCTCGCCGAGAATCATAGCGCGCCGACCTTTTCGATTTGCGTCACCTACAACGTCGGCTCCCGCGACGAGCGGCCGGGACGCACCGGTTTCGCCCATTTGTTCGAGCATATGTTGTTTCAAGGTTCGACGAACGTCGGCAAGGGCGAGCATTTCATTTTGATCCAGCAAAACGGCGGCAGCGCCAACGGCACGACCAACCAGGACCGCACCAACTATTACGAAACCCTGCCGGCCAATCAATTGGAGCTGGGCATCTTTCTCGAAGCCGACCGCATGCGCGCGCCGGCGATCACCCAGGCGAACTTCGATAACCAGCGTGCCACCGTGCAAGAAGAACGGCGGCAAAATTACGACAACCGTCCGTACGGCAAGGTTTACGAAGCGGCGCTCGATCTGGTCTACGATAGTTTTCCCTACAAGCACTCGACCATCGGTTCGATGGACGATCTCAACGCCGCCACGGTGGCCGACGCCGAAAGTTTTTTCCGCACTTACTATGCACCCAACAACGCGGTGCTGACGCTGGTCGGCAACTTCAAAACCGAGCGCGCCTTGGCCTTGATCAAAAAATATTTCGAGAACATCCCAGCGCAAACGCCGCCGCCGGCGCCGGTAATCGATGAGCCCGAGCAAAAGGGCGAGCGGCGCAAAGTGCTCGAAGACGGCTTTGCCCAGACGCCGCGCCTGGATTGGGTCTACAAAATTCCCCCGGGCAACACCGCCGACTGGTACGCTCTGGAAGTGCTCGGCCATGTGTTGTCCAACGGCGTGTCGTCGCGCCTGTACCAAAAATTCGTCAAGGAAAAAGAATTGGCGATCAGCGTCAGCGCCGATGCCAGCGAACAACGCGGCCCGGCGTTGTTTTGGTTTAGCATCATGGCCCGGCCAACGACAGATTTAACCGAATTGGAAAAACTGTTGGCCGAGGAAATCAGCCGGGTGCAAGCGGCGCCGGTGAGCGCGGCGGAATTGAGCCGGGTGCGCATGCAGTTGCGGCGTCAGCGGGCGCAGCAGCTCTACAGTACCCGCGCGCAGGCCAACGCGCTCGGTCATTTCGCGGTGTATTACAACGATCCCGGTCTGATCAACAAAGTTTGGGATCGCTACGATCAAATTACCGCAGCGGAGATTCAAACAGCGGCGCAAAAATATTTTACCCCAACCAATCGTTCGGTGCTCACGACGATACCTAAGCCCGCCGCAGCGGCGGGCGCGCGTTAA